The following coding sequences lie in one Arachis stenosperma cultivar V10309 chromosome 5, arast.V10309.gnm1.PFL2, whole genome shotgun sequence genomic window:
- the LOC130981118 gene encoding uncharacterized protein LOC130981118 yields the protein MSTHGRGRGRGRGRIGTVTPGLAGNDPVDFMAALENMAAAMQATAEALGNQINQGNHGNNNDEDGPMTLATFLKVHPPTFRGTSNPTDADNWIQAMERALQAQQVPEEQWVEFGTYQLQGEAQHWWQGTRRILQPDGTVIPWEVFRTEFYKKYFPNSAKNAKELELMQLKQGQMTVTEYTSRFEELCRFSRICQGAPDDFAEWKCIKYEGGLRSDILSFVAPMEIRVFSKLVNKSRVAEDCLRKATSDKSDQRIFVRRDQERNFAPRRQDFKRGSYTPQPHLGQNNFQRFSNNNSQGRGKGKQAQTPPNDLTCRRCGKYHPNAPCRAGLGVCYYCGEAGHLSWNCPEKKKNQEAGKAQHQGRVFTMTADGAGTADTPIRGNHALIIEISDCLA from the coding sequence ATGTCGACTCACGGACGCGGTCGCGGCCGAGGTAGAGGTAGGATAGGCACTGTTACTCCTGGCCTGGCAGGGAATGATCCAGTAGACTTCATGGCTGCCCTGGAAAATATGGCTGCGGCTATGCAGGCGACAGCCGAGGCACTGGGTAATCAGATAAACCAGGGTAATCACGGAAACAATAATGATGAGGACGGTCCCATGACACTTGCTACATTTCTGAAAGTTCACCCTCCGACCTTTAGGGGAACCTCAAATCCCACAGATGCAGATAATTGGATTCAAGCTATGGAACGAGCACTGCAAGCTCAGCAGGTTCCTGAGGAGCAATGGGTTGAGTTTGGAACTTATCAGCTGCAGGGTGAGGCTCAGCACTGGTGGCAGGGGACACGACGTATCCTGCAGCCAGATGGCACTGTGATTCCTTGGGAGGTTTTCCGAACagagttctataagaaataCTTTCCTAATTCAGCCAAAAATGCCAAAGAACTTGAATTGATGCAGTTAAAGCAGGGACAGATGACTGTTACTGAGTATACTAGCAGGTTTGAGGAGTTATGTCGCTTTTCTCGTATTTGTCAAGGTGCGCCTGATGATTTTGCTGAGTGGAAAtgtattaagtatgagggaGGTCTTCGAAGTGATATTTTGAGCTTCGTTGCACCAATGGAGATCAGAGTGTTTTCAAAACTGGTAAACAAAAGTAGAGTTGCTGAGGATTGTCTGAGAAAGGCGACATCAGATAAGAGTGACCAGCGAATTTTTGTTAGGAGAGATCAGGAAAGGAACTTCGCCCCTAGAAGACAAGATTTTAAGCGAGGCAGTTACACCCCACAACCACATTTGGGTCAGAATAACTTCCAGAGATTCAGTAATAATAACAGTCAGGGAAgaggcaaaggaaagcaagctCAGACCCCACCAAATGATTTAACTTGTAGGAGGTGTGGAAAGTACCACCCGAATGCTCCGTGCAGGGCTGGTTTAGGTGTATGCTATTACTGTGGTGAAGCTGGGCATTTGTCTTGGAATTGtccagaaaagaaaaagaatcaagAAGCTGGAAAGGCACAACATCAAGGACGCGTGTTCACTATGACAGCGGATGGTGCTGGAACCGCAGATACTCCGATTAGAGGTAATCACGCACTGATAATCGAAATTTCCGACTGCCTTGCGTAG